One genomic segment of Desulfocapsa sulfexigens DSM 10523 includes these proteins:
- a CDS encoding response regulator, with translation MSKKSILFVDDEPNILSGLKRMLRSMRNDFDLCFAENGTEALEIMENAEFDVVVSDMRMPGMNGAQFLSKIQEIHPYSIRIMLTGQADEESVMQAVGVVHQFLAKPCEPEHLKAVLLRASSLHELISHASVRKVVSRLGTLPSVPEVYEKLRRAMADPEISVADVAAIIEEDMAMSAKVLQLVNSAFFGLFQKVESPARAVNLLGLETVKNLVLGVGAFSEIHATSKIFSIKKLWTHSMVVGTLAKKIALSESDDKELIDNSFIAGLLHDIGKLVLLAQLLEKYEKAIFLAGEKNIQLRMAEKEIFDTVHGDIGAYLMGLWGMPGPVVEAIGFHHRIDDYPGSGFSPAIAVHVANVLYYENRPDEVVGVPHTMNTVHLQSLGFGDKINQWRELGTEFFEQDSNDD, from the coding sequence ATGAGTAAAAAAAGTATCTTGTTCGTAGACGATGAACCCAATATCCTTTCGGGCTTAAAGCGGATGCTGCGGTCGATGCGGAATGATTTTGATTTGTGTTTTGCGGAAAATGGTACTGAAGCACTTGAGATTATGGAGAACGCTGAATTTGATGTGGTGGTCTCAGATATGCGCATGCCGGGTATGAATGGTGCTCAGTTCCTTTCAAAGATCCAGGAAATTCATCCCTATTCCATTCGTATTATGCTTACCGGACAGGCCGATGAAGAGTCGGTTATGCAGGCGGTTGGTGTTGTCCATCAATTTCTTGCCAAACCATGTGAGCCCGAACATCTGAAGGCCGTCTTGTTGCGAGCAAGCAGTTTGCACGAGCTCATCTCCCATGCCTCAGTAAGAAAGGTCGTCTCGCGGCTTGGCACTTTACCGAGTGTTCCCGAGGTCTATGAAAAACTGCGCAGAGCCATGGCAGACCCAGAGATTTCTGTTGCAGACGTTGCGGCAATAATAGAAGAGGATATGGCCATGAGTGCCAAAGTCCTGCAGCTGGTGAACTCCGCATTTTTCGGTCTCTTTCAGAAGGTGGAAAGTCCTGCCCGAGCGGTGAATCTTCTGGGATTGGAGACAGTAAAAAATCTTGTTCTGGGCGTTGGAGCATTTTCTGAGATACATGCTACTTCTAAGATTTTTTCAATAAAAAAACTCTGGACACACAGTATGGTCGTGGGAACTCTGGCGAAGAAGATTGCTCTCAGTGAGTCCGATGATAAGGAGCTTATTGATAATAGTTTTATAGCTGGCCTGCTTCATGATATTGGTAAGCTGGTATTGCTTGCCCAGTTGCTTGAAAAATATGAAAAGGCTATTTTCCTTGCCGGTGAGAAAAACATTCAACTGCGCATGGCTGAAAAGGAGATATTTGATACGGTACACGGAGATATCGGGGCATATCTGATGGGATTGTGGGGAATGCCGGGGCCGGTGGTGGAGGCCATCGGATTCCATCACCGTATAGATGATTATCCGGGGAGTGGCTTCAGCCCGGCCATTGCTGTCCATGTGGCTAATGTATTATACTACGAGAATAGACCGGATGAAGTTGTTGGCGTACCCCATACAATGAATACAGTTCATTTGCAATCTCTTGGATTTGGTGACAAAATCAATCAGTGGCGTGAATTGGGTACTGAATTCTTCGAACAGGATAGCAATGATGACTGA
- a CDS encoding helix-turn-helix transcriptional regulator: MGKMTENEQIFKNLRATADAIQTLFGPNCEVTIHNMADLQKSLVYIKGDVTGRSPGAPATNLLVKLLQQSSEEGDHKHNYKSVTADGRCLKSSATLIKNSKGKAVAALCINLDTTSYFNAIQSLLPFIHDLDTGIYPSKETFANSAVDTVRTLFGQAVDDIGTQPGAMSIDEKTLFIQKMKENGVFQFKGAVEEVARLMDVTKCTVYNYLKKIE; the protein is encoded by the coding sequence ATGGGCAAAATGACAGAAAACGAACAAATTTTCAAAAATCTCAGAGCAACTGCAGATGCAATCCAGACCCTTTTTGGACCCAACTGTGAAGTGACCATACACAACATGGCTGATCTTCAGAAATCTCTGGTCTATATAAAAGGAGATGTTACTGGAAGAAGTCCTGGTGCCCCAGCTACCAATCTTTTGGTCAAGCTTCTGCAACAGAGCTCAGAGGAAGGTGACCATAAACATAACTACAAATCAGTTACAGCAGATGGCAGATGTCTAAAATCCTCTGCAACCCTTATTAAGAACAGTAAAGGCAAGGCAGTCGCCGCCCTTTGTATCAACCTGGACACCACTTCCTACTTCAATGCCATCCAATCCCTGCTGCCCTTTATCCATGATCTCGATACAGGAATATACCCAAGCAAGGAAACCTTTGCCAACTCAGCCGTTGACACCGTACGCACCCTTTTCGGTCAGGCAGTTGACGATATCGGCACTCAGCCGGGAGCAATGTCCATCGACGAAAAGACCCTCTTCATCCAAAAGATGAAGGAAAACGGTGTCTTCCAGTTCAAGGGTGCCGTTGAAGAAGTTGCCAGGCTTATGGATGTGACCAAATGCACTGTTTACAACTATCTAAAAAAAATCGAGTGA
- a CDS encoding RidA family protein has product MSKKIIATENAPAAIGPYSQAVQYGDTIYVSGQIPLHPETKKMDDDVKAQTRQSMENIKAILKEAGSSMEKIIRCGIFVTDLGDFATVNEVYASFFTGDYPARATVQVAALPLGAKVEIDAIAAA; this is encoded by the coding sequence ATGTCCAAAAAAATCATCGCAACCGAAAATGCCCCAGCTGCAATTGGCCCTTACTCCCAGGCAGTACAGTATGGCGACACCATCTATGTGTCGGGCCAAATACCATTACATCCGGAAACCAAGAAGATGGACGACGATGTCAAGGCCCAAACCAGACAGAGCATGGAAAACATTAAAGCAATCCTCAAAGAAGCTGGTTCCTCAATGGAGAAGATTATTCGTTGTGGTATCTTCGTCACCGATCTTGGTGACTTTGCCACAGTTAATGAAGTGTATGCCAGCTTTTTCACAGGAGACTATCCGGCCCGCGCCACCGTACAGGTCGCCGCCCTGCCGCTCGGGGCAAAGGTTGAGATCGATGCAATCGCTGCCGCATAG
- the ygeW gene encoding knotted carbamoyltransferase YgeW — MDRIGIEELIRELATLDYQKMYNNDFLLTWEKSIDEISATFTVAEILRGMREQNISSRIFDSGLGVSLFRDNSTRTRFSFTSACNLLGLEVQDLDEGKSQIAHGETVRETANMVSFMADVIGIRDDMYIGKGNAYMRNVARSVQSGHDEGVLEQRPTLVNLQCDIDHPTQSMSDMLHIIKHFGGIENLAGKRIAMTWAYSPSYGKPLSVPQGVIGLMTRFGMDVALAHPEGYEVMPEVEEVAARQAAESGGRFTKSNSMAEAFQDADIVYPKSWAPFAAMEKRTDLYGENDMDGIKALERELLSQNKKHMNWTCTEELMATTHNGSALYMHCLPADISGVSCEHGEVEASVFDRYRVAQYKEASYKPYIIAAMIFLSKQKNSADILQSLMDRATPRMF; from the coding sequence ATGGACAGAATTGGGATTGAAGAATTAATCAGGGAACTTGCCACCCTGGACTATCAGAAAATGTATAATAATGATTTTCTCCTGACCTGGGAAAAATCCATCGATGAGATCAGTGCCACCTTCACCGTGGCGGAAATTCTTCGCGGTATGCGGGAACAGAATATCTCAAGCCGTATCTTTGATTCAGGGCTGGGTGTTTCACTGTTTCGTGACAACTCAACCCGTACCCGTTTCAGTTTTACCAGTGCCTGCAACCTGCTCGGCCTGGAAGTGCAGGATCTTGATGAGGGAAAATCACAGATTGCCCATGGTGAAACCGTCCGTGAAACGGCCAATATGGTCTCCTTTATGGCGGATGTTATTGGGATCCGGGATGATATGTATATTGGCAAGGGAAACGCCTATATGCGGAATGTGGCCCGTTCAGTGCAGTCCGGTCACGACGAGGGGGTACTTGAACAGCGCCCCACTCTGGTGAATCTCCAGTGTGATATCGATCATCCCACCCAGTCCATGTCTGATATGCTTCATATCATCAAGCATTTTGGCGGTATTGAAAATCTGGCCGGGAAGAGGATTGCCATGACCTGGGCTTACTCGCCATCCTATGGAAAACCTCTCTCCGTACCCCAGGGGGTGATCGGCCTGATGACCCGTTTTGGAATGGATGTGGCGCTCGCTCACCCAGAAGGTTACGAAGTGATGCCCGAGGTTGAAGAAGTGGCTGCAAGACAGGCTGCTGAATCCGGCGGACGGTTCACCAAATCGAACTCCATGGCCGAGGCCTTTCAGGATGCCGACATTGTCTATCCCAAGAGCTGGGCACCCTTTGCCGCCATGGAAAAACGTACCGATCTCTATGGTGAAAATGATATGGATGGTATCAAGGCCCTGGAACGGGAACTGCTGAGTCAAAATAAAAAGCATATGAACTGGACCTGCACCGAAGAGCTTATGGCCACCACCCATAATGGTTCTGCCCTCTATATGCACTGTCTGCCGGCCGATATCAGCGGGGTCTCCTGTGAACACGGTGAGGTTGAGGCGTCGGTTTTTGATCGGTACCGCGTGGCCCAGTATAAAGAGGCCAGTTACAAGCCCTACATCATTGCAGCTATGATATTTTTATCCAAGCAGAAAAATTCTGCCGACATACTGCAGAGCTTGATGGATCGTGCAACTCCTCGGATGTTTTAG
- a CDS encoding HD domain-containing phosphohydrolase — translation MMTEKILLVDDELNILQSMQRQLRKRFEIMIAESGDEALATLQNKGPFAVIVSDMRMPGMDGIQLLTRVKDSYPDTVRIMLTGNADQETASEAVNAGQIFRFLTKPCSTAVLATSLALAVRQYNLLTAEKELLNKTVKGSITVMAELLSLANATAFSSGYRIKPMVTEIAKELQLPSPWQYEVAALMSQIGCITLPSDVLHKLQAGFPLTAEERHMYENHPKVGSKLIRKIPRLEKVAEMIANQLHSFEHNEEESLDEEIVIGAEILRATIDYDLLRQQDIAHHQAIGKMRKQEEKYNPEVLAILGKHEPEDVHTAIRNLCFKDVIPGMIAVEDVFAKNGAMLISKGQTITWPVIQSLTNFEKQIGIVEPIRVRTAALEE, via the coding sequence ATGATGACTGAAAAAATTTTACTGGTAGATGACGAACTCAACATATTGCAGTCCATGCAGCGGCAGTTGCGAAAACGTTTTGAGATCATGATTGCGGAGAGTGGAGATGAGGCCCTGGCGACTTTGCAAAATAAGGGGCCTTTTGCCGTGATTGTTTCGGATATGCGGATGCCTGGTATGGATGGGATACAGCTACTCACTAGAGTGAAGGACAGCTACCCTGACACCGTGCGCATAATGCTCACGGGAAATGCTGATCAGGAAACTGCATCAGAGGCAGTGAATGCAGGTCAGATCTTTCGATTCCTGACCAAACCCTGTTCCACGGCGGTATTGGCGACTTCTCTTGCCCTGGCAGTGAGGCAGTATAATCTGCTCACCGCCGAAAAAGAACTCCTCAACAAAACCGTGAAGGGGAGTATCACGGTAATGGCCGAATTGTTGAGTCTGGCTAATGCCACCGCTTTCAGCAGTGGTTACAGAATCAAACCCATGGTGACCGAGATTGCAAAAGAGCTTCAGTTACCAAGTCCCTGGCAGTATGAAGTGGCGGCACTGATGTCACAGATAGGCTGTATCACATTGCCCAGTGATGTTTTACATAAATTGCAAGCTGGTTTTCCTCTTACAGCTGAAGAACGGCATATGTATGAGAATCATCCCAAGGTTGGCAGTAAGCTTATCCGCAAGATTCCTCGTCTGGAAAAAGTAGCGGAAATGATAGCAAATCAGCTGCATTCTTTTGAGCACAATGAGGAGGAATCTCTGGATGAGGAGATAGTCATTGGCGCTGAAATTCTCAGAGCGACCATAGACTATGACCTTCTGCGTCAGCAGGATATTGCACACCATCAGGCTATTGGAAAGATGCGCAAACAAGAGGAAAAGTATAACCCTGAAGTATTGGCCATACTTGGAAAACATGAACCAGAAGATGTCCACACGGCAATCAGAAATCTCTGTTTTAAAGACGTTATCCCCGGCATGATTGCAGTGGAAGATGTGTTTGCCAAGAATGGTGCCATGCTTATTTCAAAGGGACAGACGATTACCTGGCCTGTTATTCAGAGTCTTACTAATTTTGAAAAACAGATTGGCATTGTTGAGCCTATCCGGGTGCGTACTGCTGCTCTTGAAGAGTAA
- a CDS encoding YgeY family selenium metabolism-linked hydrolase, which produces MTTLDFDKINELAKRYEPEMTRFLRDMVAIPSESCNEEKVVLRIKEEMEKVGFDKVEIDPMGNVLGFIGSGPRLIAFDAHVDTVGVGVAGNWKFDPYEGYEDDECIGGRGTSDQEGGMASMVYGGKIIKDLGLGDDYTVVMVGTVQEEDCDGLCWQYLIKERGLKPEFVVSTEPTDGGIYRGQRGRMEIRVDVEGISSHGSAPERGDNAIFKMAKILGELELLHTRLADDTFLGKGSLTVSQIFYTSPSRCAVADGCAVSIDRRLTAGEDAELAMSQIADLPAAKAAGARVTMYKYDTPAYTGLVYPTDCYFPSWVVAEEHPAVQATAAAYRSLFKTAPRIDKWTFSTNGVAITGMHDIPTVGFGPGKEAEAHAPNEKTWKADLVRCAALYAALPGVYVAQT; this is translated from the coding sequence ATGACAACACTTGATTTTGATAAAATAAATGAGCTTGCAAAGCGCTATGAACCGGAGATGACACGATTCCTCCGGGATATGGTTGCCATTCCCAGTGAGAGCTGTAATGAAGAGAAGGTTGTTCTTCGTATCAAAGAGGAGATGGAAAAGGTTGGTTTTGATAAGGTTGAAATCGATCCCATGGGAAATGTTCTTGGCTTTATTGGTTCCGGGCCACGTCTTATCGCTTTCGATGCCCATGTTGATACCGTTGGGGTTGGTGTTGCCGGAAACTGGAAATTTGATCCCTATGAAGGCTATGAAGATGATGAGTGCATAGGTGGCAGGGGGACTTCGGACCAGGAGGGGGGCATGGCCTCCATGGTCTATGGTGGGAAAATCATCAAAGATCTGGGCCTTGGGGATGATTATACCGTGGTTATGGTGGGTACAGTCCAGGAAGAGGACTGTGATGGTCTCTGCTGGCAGTATCTTATTAAAGAACGTGGTTTGAAACCGGAGTTTGTGGTCTCCACCGAACCCACCGATGGCGGTATTTATCGTGGCCAGCGTGGTCGTATGGAGATTCGGGTCGATGTGGAGGGGATCTCCTCTCATGGTTCCGCTCCCGAACGAGGCGACAATGCAATTTTTAAGATGGCAAAGATACTGGGTGAGTTGGAACTACTGCACACCAGGCTGGCAGATGATACCTTTCTTGGGAAAGGATCACTCACCGTTTCCCAGATATTCTACACCTCTCCCTCACGTTGTGCCGTGGCCGATGGTTGTGCTGTCTCCATTGACAGGCGCCTGACCGCTGGAGAAGATGCAGAACTTGCCATGTCTCAGATTGCAGATCTTCCTGCCGCCAAGGCCGCAGGGGCCAGGGTTACCATGTACAAGTACGACACTCCTGCCTACACGGGGCTTGTTTACCCCACAGATTGCTATTTTCCTTCGTGGGTAGTGGCGGAAGAGCATCCGGCTGTTCAGGCAACGGCCGCTGCCTATAGGTCACTCTTTAAGACCGCTCCGCGTATCGATAAATGGACTTTTTCCACCAACGGTGTAGCTATCACCGGTATGCATGATATCCCAACCGTCGGTTTCGGGCCGGGAAAAGAAGCGGAGGCCCATGCCCCGAATGAAAAGACCTGGAAGGCTGACCTGGTGCGCTGTGCAGCTCTGTATGCTGCACTTCCCGGTGTCTATGTAGCCCAAACATAG
- a CDS encoding nucleotidyltransferase family protein, with the protein MAAAMTPAPPLPGILLAAGNSQRMGRNKLLLPFGGKPILQHAIDAAHFSPLSPLILVLGPESTAIRRAVDTRSALVVETPDPQSGYGSSLQTGLRALDAPCNGAMFLLGDQPLLRTNTIERLIAVFHREPERWIAPSWQGQRGNPVITPVAWFDRIFALTGDTGPRKHLRDPAANLKLVEVQDHGVVFDIDSPKDYTRLLTLK; encoded by the coding sequence ATGGCTGCTGCAATGACACCAGCACCTCCTCTTCCGGGGATACTCCTTGCCGCCGGAAACAGTCAACGCATGGGGAGAAATAAACTGCTGCTGCCCTTTGGCGGCAAACCCATACTCCAGCATGCTATTGATGCGGCCCATTTTTCCCCCCTGTCTCCCCTTATTCTGGTACTCGGGCCAGAGAGCACTGCGATTCGTAGAGCCGTTGACACGCGATCTGCACTGGTCGTCGAAACCCCTGATCCACAGAGTGGCTACGGCTCCTCCCTGCAAACCGGCCTCAGAGCACTCGACGCCCCCTGCAACGGTGCCATGTTCCTCCTTGGTGATCAACCGTTACTGCGTACCAACACCATTGAAAGACTGATCGCCGTATTTCACAGGGAACCCGAACGCTGGATAGCCCCATCCTGGCAGGGACAGCGTGGCAACCCTGTAATCACTCCAGTGGCCTGGTTTGATAGAATTTTTGCTCTTACCGGTGATACTGGACCACGGAAACACCTTAGAGACCCCGCTGCAAACCTGAAGCTCGTAGAAGTACAAGACCATGGAGTTGTTTTTGATATCGACAGTCCAAAAGATTACACACGACTGCTCACCCTTAAATAA
- the dpaL gene encoding diaminopropionate ammonia-lyase, with amino-acid sequence MPIDYVFNKNRKRPGQGVSLDLLNSFEAERARAYHQGFEEYQPSGLVQLPQLADYLRLGKLFVKDESSRFGLNAFKVLGASYAISRYLVRKLGRDISDISCRELCSDTVRKQLGDITFTTATDGNHGRAVAWTARQLHQKAVIYMPRGSDPIRLRNIVELGAEASITDLTYDDAVRFSKQKAEENGWVIVQDTAWKGYEEIPTWIMQGYATLAVEAMEQLREQNVAAPTHVFLQAGVGSFAGGVLGFLASSLGEKMPKVTIVEPEKANCIYHSARVGDGKAHAVSGDLGTLMAGLACGEPNTISWELLRDYATAFVSCPDSLAATGMRILATPLKGDEVIISGESGAVTTGLVHLLMESEGGNAAQLRQQLELDHNSVVLLVSTEGNTSPRAFRDAVWYGKYSDSEENRRKR; translated from the coding sequence ATGCCCATAGACTACGTTTTCAATAAAAACCGTAAACGTCCCGGGCAGGGAGTATCCCTCGACCTCCTCAATTCTTTTGAAGCTGAAAGAGCTCGTGCCTATCACCAGGGTTTTGAGGAATACCAGCCAAGCGGTCTGGTTCAGCTACCACAACTTGCTGACTACCTGAGGCTCGGTAAACTTTTTGTTAAAGACGAATCCTCCCGTTTTGGTCTCAATGCCTTTAAGGTACTCGGAGCATCCTATGCAATCAGCCGTTATCTGGTCAGGAAACTCGGCAGAGACATCTCGGATATCTCCTGCCGCGAGCTGTGTTCCGACACGGTCCGCAAGCAACTTGGAGACATAACCTTTACCACGGCAACTGACGGTAACCATGGCCGTGCCGTGGCCTGGACTGCCAGGCAACTCCATCAAAAGGCTGTTATCTACATGCCCAGAGGATCTGATCCAATTCGGCTCAGGAATATTGTGGAACTTGGCGCAGAGGCTTCCATTACCGATCTCACCTATGATGATGCCGTCCGGTTCTCCAAACAGAAGGCAGAGGAAAATGGCTGGGTGATTGTCCAGGATACCGCCTGGAAGGGTTACGAAGAGATCCCGACATGGATTATGCAGGGCTATGCGACTTTGGCCGTCGAGGCCATGGAGCAGCTGAGAGAACAGAATGTCGCAGCCCCTACCCATGTCTTTCTCCAGGCAGGAGTTGGTTCCTTTGCAGGAGGAGTACTTGGTTTCCTCGCCTCAAGTCTTGGTGAAAAGATGCCAAAAGTCACCATCGTTGAGCCAGAAAAGGCAAACTGCATTTATCACTCGGCAAGAGTTGGAGACGGCAAAGCCCATGCGGTTAGCGGTGACCTTGGCACCCTGATGGCAGGTCTTGCCTGCGGTGAACCCAACACCATCAGCTGGGAATTGCTGCGTGATTACGCCACAGCCTTTGTTTCCTGTCCGGATTCCCTGGCCGCAACAGGAATGCGGATTCTGGCAACCCCCCTTAAGGGAGATGAGGTTATTATCTCGGGGGAATCTGGAGCCGTCACCACCGGCCTTGTACATCTTTTGATGGAGTCTGAAGGGGGCAATGCTGCTCAACTGCGCCAGCAACTTGAACTTGACCACAACTCCGTTGTCCTTCTGGTCAGCACCGAGGGCAACACCTCCCCCCGTGCGTTTCGGGATGCGGTGTGGTATGGAAAGTACAGTGACAGTGAAGAAAATCGTAGAAAAAGGTAA
- a CDS encoding carbamate kinase, which yields MRKKLAVIAIGGNSLIKHRSKQTVEDQYHAICETMTHLVDLVEMGYQLLITHGNGPQVGFIMLRSEIAREQVGLHIVPLSSCVADTQGAIGLQIQQALTDELWKRGLAAKAVTLVTQVEVSPLDPGFVLPDKPIGEFYSEEQLTKLREQHPEWILKQDANRGYRRVVASPIPLKIVEEEAVIALLENDFHVIAAGGGGVPVVRSDIGLTSVDAVIDKDKTAALLAGNLHAPLLVISTAVEQVMLNFGTAAEQSLGEVQMVEMEKYLHAGHFAPGSMAPKIEAAIAFIKNGGERVIITSPENIGEAIRHGKGTQIVP from the coding sequence GTGAGGAAAAAACTGGCAGTCATTGCCATTGGCGGCAATTCCCTGATCAAACACCGGAGTAAACAGACGGTTGAAGATCAGTATCATGCCATCTGTGAGACCATGACCCATCTGGTGGATCTTGTTGAAATGGGCTACCAGTTGCTGATTACTCATGGCAATGGTCCTCAGGTTGGTTTTATCATGCTTCGTTCGGAGATTGCGCGGGAGCAGGTTGGTCTCCATATTGTCCCCTTAAGTTCCTGCGTGGCCGATACTCAGGGGGCCATCGGGCTCCAGATTCAACAGGCCTTGACCGATGAACTTTGGAAGCGTGGCTTGGCAGCAAAGGCCGTGACCCTTGTTACCCAGGTTGAGGTGAGTCCGCTGGATCCGGGATTTGTGCTGCCGGATAAACCCATCGGTGAATTTTATTCCGAAGAGCAACTTACGAAGCTTCGGGAACAGCATCCCGAATGGATACTGAAGCAGGATGCAAACCGTGGTTATCGCAGGGTGGTTGCATCTCCAATACCCTTGAAAATAGTGGAAGAAGAGGCCGTTATTGCCTTGCTTGAAAATGACTTTCATGTGATCGCCGCAGGAGGTGGCGGAGTTCCAGTGGTTCGCAGCGATATTGGTCTTACCAGTGTTGACGCCGTTATCGATAAGGATAAGACCGCTGCTCTTCTGGCCGGCAACCTCCATGCCCCGCTGCTGGTTATATCCACCGCAGTTGAGCAGGTGATGCTGAATTTTGGTACTGCAGCAGAACAGAGTCTGGGGGAAGTTCAGATGGTGGAGATGGAGAAATATCTTCACGCCGGCCATTTCGCTCCCGGATCCATGGCCCCGAAGATAGAGGCCGCCATAGCGTTTATTAAAAATGGCGGCGAAAGAGTGATTATTACCAGTCCGGAAAATATCGGCGAAGCCATTCGCCATGGTAAGGGAACGCAAATCGTTCCCTGA